In a single window of the Elaeis guineensis isolate ETL-2024a chromosome 6, EG11, whole genome shotgun sequence genome:
- the LOC105060051 gene encoding magnesium transporter MRS2-3, with product MRIGGAALRPKAGPAGEDEPELAGARPGRKKASAAGVRAWLTVDAAGEARVVEAGRHSVMRRTGLPARDLRILDPQLSYPSTVLGRERAIVVNLEHIKAIITAHEVLLLNYRDPSVAPFVQELQRRLLLHHRHPHPADDNHHEGGVGSSEDWTNGYDLGEPKSRTASPPQGSDDLEYPGSLHAESETDEKGKREEISSNGPRDLPFEFIALEACLEAACSCLENEATTLEKEAHPALDKLTSKISTLNLERVRQIKSRLVTITGRVQKVRDELEHLLDDDDDMAEMYLTEKLMQQNISDGSSHSSIYNRGDDMYDDRLHAESLSEENDVGNNHEDDSQNIDHDRSLSAPSVINGDGHGNHTCSTRSGVKHLDVEELEMLLEAYFVQIDSTLNKLSTLREYVDDTEDYINIMLDDKQNHLLQMGVMLTTATLIVSAFVVLAGIFGMNIQVDLFDEKKSGMHEFLWTVGGGATGSIFLYVIAIAWCKHRRLLE from the exons ATGAGAATCGGAGGAGCTGCCCTTCGGCCGAAGGCCGGCCCGGCTGGGGAGGACGAGCCGGAGCTGGCGGGGGCCCGGCCGGGGAGGAAGAAGGCGTCGGCGGCTGGGGTTCGGGCGTGGCTCACGGTGGACGCTGCCGGGGAGGCGCGGGTGGTGGAGGCCGGGCGGCACTCGGTGATGCGGCGGACGGGGCTGCCGGCCAGGGACCTGCGGATCCTGGACCCGCAGCTGTCGTACCCGTCGACGGTGCTGGGGCGGGAGCGGGCCATCGTCGTCAACCTGGAGCATATCAAGGCCATCATTACCGCCCACGAGGTGCTCCTCCTCAACTACCGCGACCCCTCCGTTGCCCCCTTCGTCCAGGAACTCCAGCGCCGCCTCCTCCTCCACCACCGCCACCCCCATCCCGCCGACGACAATCACcat GAAGGTGGTGTTGGCAGCAGTGAGGATTGGACTAATGGATATGATTTGGGGGAGCCAAAGTCAAGGACTGCTAGCCCTCCTCAAGGTTCTGACGATCTTGAGTATCCTGGATCTCTTCATGCAGAGTCAGAGACAGatgagaaaggaaagagggaggaAATTTCCAGCAATGGGCCGAGAGatcttccatttgaattcattgcACTGGAAGCTTGTCTAGAGGCTGCTTGCAGTTGCTTAGAGAATGAG GCAACAACACTGGAGAAAGAAGCACATCCAGCCTTGGATAAGCTGACTTCGAAGATAAGCACCCTTAACTTGGAACGTGTCCGCCAGATCAAAAGCCGATTGGTTACAATAACAGGACGTGTTCAAAAG GTCAGAGATGAACTTGAACACCTcttggatgatgatgatgatatggCTGAGATGTATTTGACGGAAAAGTTGATGCagcaaaatatctctgatggttCTTCTCATTCTTCTATATATAATCGTGGTGATGACATGTATGATGACAG GCTGCATGCTGAGAGTTTGTCGGAGGAGAATGATGTTGGCAATAATCATGAAGATGACTCGCAGAATATTGACCATGACCGCTCACTGTCTGCGCCCAGTGTTATCAATGGGGATGGCCATGGAAACCATACTTGCAGCACAAGAAGTGGTGTCAAACATCTTGATGTAGAAGAGCTTGAAATGCTTTTGGAAGCCTATTTTGTACAGATTGACAGCACATTAAACAAACTATCCACG CTGAGGGAGTATGTTGATGATACTGAGGATTACATCAACATCATGCTGGATGACAAACAGAACCATCTATTACAAATGGGGGTCATGCTAACCACTGCAACCTTGATAGTAAGCGCCTTTGTCGTACTAGCTGGCATATTTGGCATGAACATCCAAGTTGATTTGTTTGATGAGAAGAAGTCTGGTATGCACGAGTTCTTGTGGACTGTGGGTGGTGGAGCTACGGGAAGTATATTTCTGTATGTAATTGCCATTGCATGGTGTAAGCATAGACGTTTGCTTGAGTAA